Proteins from a genomic interval of Brooklawnia cerclae:
- a CDS encoding ROK family transcriptional regulator: MTGDDRQVGAGHDLTPHPGVPAPMASLSGERSPFVPRRKANPADVRRHNRSLILQVLFPRERLSRADLARATGLTRVVVSDVVSGLLDEGLVVETGRTRESRPGKPGTLLRLDAEARQIVAVDLSQPAVLRGAITNLLGQTVHRDELTAEVGPAGLDPALVVELCRRLVARADAPLLGIGIASPGTVDADGVVLAASNFGWDHVDLAGLVTGATGVPTGVHNDANSAALAERQFGQGSADMLFVQIARGVGAGVMVDDRIITGAAHAAGEIGHVVIDPQGPACSCGKRGCLETEVSVPALSEAIRREPGRRAEIIRAAAERLGGALAMAVGVLDLPEVVVLGPPAIVNDDFLSAAEAAVNLRLRSGLRSRIVVRRSHLGEDIVLAGESAAVLRERIGVI, encoded by the coding sequence ATGACCGGGGACGACAGGCAGGTCGGGGCCGGCCACGACCTGACCCCGCACCCTGGCGTCCCGGCACCGATGGCCTCCCTTTCGGGAGAGCGCTCCCCGTTCGTCCCCCGGCGGAAAGCCAACCCGGCTGATGTGCGTCGGCACAATCGGAGCCTGATCCTGCAGGTCCTGTTCCCGCGGGAGCGGCTGTCGCGAGCCGACCTGGCCCGGGCGACGGGCCTGACCAGGGTCGTCGTGTCCGACGTGGTCTCCGGTCTGCTGGACGAGGGGCTGGTCGTGGAGACGGGCCGGACGCGCGAATCGCGTCCCGGCAAGCCCGGCACACTGCTGAGGCTCGACGCCGAGGCCCGGCAGATCGTCGCCGTCGACCTGTCCCAGCCGGCGGTGCTCCGCGGGGCGATCACCAATCTGCTGGGCCAGACGGTCCATCGCGACGAACTGACCGCCGAGGTCGGCCCCGCAGGGCTCGACCCGGCCCTGGTCGTGGAACTGTGCCGACGGCTGGTGGCTCGTGCGGACGCTCCCCTGCTCGGCATCGGCATAGCCAGCCCCGGAACGGTCGACGCCGACGGGGTGGTGCTGGCCGCGTCCAACTTCGGTTGGGACCATGTCGACCTGGCGGGTCTCGTCACCGGCGCCACCGGGGTGCCGACCGGCGTCCACAACGATGCGAACAGCGCGGCCCTGGCCGAGAGGCAGTTCGGCCAGGGATCGGCGGACATGCTCTTCGTCCAGATCGCCCGCGGTGTCGGGGCCGGAGTCATGGTGGACGACCGGATCATCACGGGGGCCGCCCACGCGGCTGGCGAGATCGGGCACGTGGTGATCGACCCGCAGGGGCCTGCCTGTAGTTGCGGCAAACGCGGCTGCCTGGAGACCGAGGTGTCTGTTCCAGCCCTGTCAGAGGCGATCCGGCGCGAGCCCGGCCGTCGCGCCGAGATCATTCGTGCGGCAGCGGAGCGGCTGGGCGGCGCGCTCGCGATGGCGGTAGGAGTGCTGGACCTGCCCGAAGTGGTCGTCCTGGGGCCGCCGGCCATCGTCAACGACGATTTCCTGAGCGCCGCGGAGGCCGCTGTCAACCTCCGGCTCCGGTCGGGGCTCCGCAGCCGGATCGTCGTGCGGCGATCGCATCTCGGCGAGGACATCGTGCTGGCCGGCGAGAGTGCGGCCGTCCTCCGGGAACGGATCGGAGTGATCTGA